In Alphaproteobacteria bacterium US3C007, one genomic interval encodes:
- a CDS encoding potassium transporter TrkG — MQRHLLYLPFALQIFGVMAISMIVPSLYALVTEQFFEARMFFYTGLLGVTFLALIGLARSNQTSRETALDQMLSLALIFVFLPVFLAIPEYSVIRTTSFLNAYLDMVSALTTTGFEVFPAGRLSDALHLWRALVGWMGGALIWVAAVAILAPLNLGGFELTGQHANARRQANFISTSERKLFLMRSVQTLMPLYIGLTAVLWLGFILSGASGYNGFIFALSVLSTSGITAYQGVAGLSSGIWAEVLIVLFFTLALSRVLWAPEKTTGFAKGLLRDVELRLAIWITILLSCVLFIKQVSSSAAPLAEYGPEGLLALIWGNLFTILSFLSTTGWSSQYWEPIAPLSNAGIPGFLFLGLGLIGGGIATTAGGVKLLRFYILYLNALREVGRLVHPSSVGKTKSQNQYDLGQGAFAAWIFFMLFGLSLAGITLSLAASGLSFETALALCVSAISTTGPALMMVIEGPFDMIALPGLAKAILCLAMVLGRLEILVILALLRPEIWLRQ; from the coding sequence ATGCAGCGTCACCTTTTATATTTGCCCTTCGCGCTGCAAATATTTGGCGTGATGGCGATTTCGATGATTGTGCCAAGCCTATATGCTTTGGTAACAGAGCAGTTTTTCGAGGCCCGCATGTTTTTCTACACGGGGCTTTTGGGCGTTACGTTTCTAGCGCTTATCGGGCTTGCGCGTTCAAATCAAACTTCGCGTGAAACGGCGCTTGATCAAATGTTATCATTGGCGTTGATCTTCGTTTTTTTGCCCGTGTTTTTAGCCATTCCAGAGTATTCAGTTATTCGAACAACGTCGTTTTTAAATGCCTATCTCGATATGGTAAGCGCCTTAACCACAACTGGGTTTGAGGTGTTTCCTGCAGGGCGCTTGTCCGATGCTTTACATTTATGGCGTGCGCTCGTGGGCTGGATGGGGGGGGCTTTAATTTGGGTGGCTGCGGTGGCAATTTTAGCACCGCTGAACCTGGGTGGGTTTGAGCTTACCGGGCAACACGCGAACGCACGGCGTCAAGCGAATTTTATATCTACTTCTGAAAGAAAATTATTTTTAATGCGCAGCGTGCAAACTTTGATGCCACTTTATATTGGCCTGACTGCGGTATTATGGCTGGGCTTCATTCTGTCTGGTGCATCTGGATATAACGGCTTTATCTTTGCGCTATCCGTTCTGTCGACAAGCGGAATAACGGCCTATCAGGGGGTTGCAGGCCTGTCTTCGGGGATTTGGGCAGAGGTTTTGATCGTTTTGTTCTTTACGCTGGCGCTGAGCAGGGTTCTTTGGGCCCCCGAAAAAACAACGGGCTTTGCCAAGGGGCTCTTGAGAGATGTCGAATTGCGCCTGGCCATTTGGATCACCATTTTGCTCAGCTGCGTTCTCTTCATTAAGCAAGTTTCTTCATCGGCCGCGCCTTTGGCAGAATATGGGCCAGAGGGTTTGCTGGCTTTGATATGGGGCAATCTATTCACTATTTTATCTTTTTTAAGCACGACGGGCTGGTCGAGCCAATATTGGGAACCCATTGCGCCTTTGAGCAACGCGGGAATCCCAGGGTTTTTATTTTTGGGCTTAGGCCTAATTGGTGGCGGTATCGCAACCACTGCCGGCGGCGTAAAGCTGCTTCGGTTTTATATTCTGTATTTAAACGCTTTACGCGAGGTCGGTCGTTTGGTGCATCCTTCCTCGGTCGGAAAAACAAAAAGCCAAAATCAGTATGATCTCGGGCAGGGGGCTTTTGCAGCCTGGATTTTCTTTATGCTATTCGGTCTTAGTTTGGCTGGGATCACGCTGTCTCTTGCGGCTTCTGGGCTTAGTTTTGAGACGGCTCTGGCTTTATGCGTCAGCGCCATCAGCACCACTGGGCCCGCTTTGATGATGGTCATAGAAGGCCCTTTTGATATGATTGCATTACCCGGTCTGGCGAAGGCGATATTATGCCTTGCGATGGTTTTGGGGCGGCTTGAAATACTGGTCATTTTGGCGCTTTTGCGCCCTGAAATTTGGTTGCGCCAATAA